The sequence GCGGCATATCCGATACTCGCAAACGGCGGCTGGCAAGGCGCGACGCTTCCCGACCATTGCCAGCGGCGGCATGCCGATGAATAGCCAGCACTGGCGGCACTTCCGGCAAGTCGGCGAGCTTTCGCTCGTTCCCGCGCGGAAAAGCGAGGCGCAGGAGATTAAACAGAGCGTAGGCAATGGCCTGTGATTTGGTCTCTCCCGCCCAAGAAACTTTCGGCTTTTCGCTCCAATTCAGCAACGAGAGTGCCCACACTAAGTCGGCCAGTAGATCGTCATCTGTTTCTCCCTCGATGAATGCAATCACGTCGTCCAAGAGCGCGGGAATTCCATTGTCGGGCAACTCATCAAGACCTGACTGTTCGGCCCGAATTAGGCGGCGGCTGAAGATACGATTCAGTACGTCAACGAAATCGCCGTCGTTCCAAACCACGTCTCTCGCCTGCTCGTCCCACGTGAACCAATAGTGGCCAGCACCACCATTTACAGCCACGCGTTCAAGGTGTTGACGAAAATGAAGCGGAACACTTTTGCCGTCATTATCCTTGTACGGGAATCCGGTGATCGAGGCGAGTGAAGCGGCGAGGCGAAACTCTACTTTGCGGTCATCCGCGTCTCGCAACCAACGCCCAGAAAGCCCGACCAACGGCTGGCATTTCGTGACCGGAATCTGGTCGTTTCGTCCCGTTGTCCACGCCAAGCTTCGCGCTAACGCACGTTCAGCTTGGCCGAGTGCAACGAGCACCGCTTGGAGACGTGAAGCACGGCCATCCTTGCAAAGATCGAGAATGCGGTTTTCGAGTTGGCTCAGGGCGCGCGAGACGGATGCCGGGACTTGCTTCGCCGACGGTCCTGCCTTATCTCGAAGCCGCGCGAGCCAAGGATCAATCTCGCTGAGTAAGTCGGCACTGGCATTCCGCCGTACGACAACTCTATCCAAGGGCGTCGCAAAATACGAAAGGCCGTTCCTCACCTGAAACCCGAATCGCTGAAATGCAGAAATCCCTCGATCAACACCCAGCGTAACGACGGCGCGAGCAAAGTCCACGCCGTTGCGCGCGGCGCGTTGGCCGAGTTGCGCGCGTCCTTCGCTCAATACGGTTGTCAGTTCTACGAGACCGACCGGCTTGCTCCAAAGTGGCAACCACATTTCCGCGCGCGAATTTTCTTCATCTGCGGGGCTGGCGCTGCCATATCCTACGGCGGCCTGCCGAACACAGAAAGGATACGCCAACGCACCCGGCTCTGTTCCCTCAAGTCGGCGCACTGCCGCAGCGGCGAACAGCAATGCACCTTCAAGCATCAAAACGAAATCCCAGGGATTGACCGCCGATTCGCTCCCGAATCCACTCGTAGTGTTTGCGCCGCCTGCCGCGCCGGGAAGGAATTGTCCCACGGGCGCTTTGCTGGTTGGCACGGCGACCGCGCTTCCAAACAGCGAGCTTTCGAGCCAACCTTTCGCCTGGGCAGTCGGCGCGCCGGTTTCTGGACTGATAATCTCGATCAGCCGTTGCATGAAATTGTTTGTGAACTCCAGCCGGCCATCGTTGCCGCCCGTGCCGAGCAGGGGTGGATATTTTGCCCCGTCGTCGGTGAGTACGAACGCTGCATCAAGCCAGTTTAGAGCGCCGTCAGGAAAAGTATTTCGGCAATGTCTTAAGAGTCGTTCTTTTTCGTCCGGGCTCGGCTTTTCTTTGAGTCCGATGGATTTCAGAGCGGCGCGTGCGGATGAAATCGCTTCGCGAAAATGTAAGAAGCGTTCGCCTGTACTTTTGTCGATTGCGGTGATCGCTTCCGTGTTGTCTTTCCTGTGAAATCCGCTTCCCCCGTTCCACGGGGCAAGGATTGGCGTAGGTGAGTAGTGTCGGAGAAAAAACTGAATCAGTCCTTCGCGGTCGAACTTGCTGTGCAGCACAAATGCGTCGCGCTCCCAGTGACCGACCGCTTGAGTGTCACCATCTTGCTCGTTTACTGAGATCAACCGGAGCATGCCCAATGCTTTGAGATAGTGCGCCAGTGGCATCGGTGCGCAGCCGGGGAGTGGCAAGGAATTCATGATTCACCTCCTTTGAGGCCGGATTCAGCCGCGGATGCCCGCATGTCCGCCGCGCGCAGGAGACTTTCCAAATACGCAAGCTGGAACGGACCGTATCGGTTTCGCAATGCGATCATCCGACCAAGCCATGAAGGTGTGCCGTTTGCCTGTTGTCCTATTTCCATTAGCAAGAGATCAAGTGAGATTCCCGGAAGCGATAAGCCGTCGAATTCCACCGGGCCAATTGGGTCGTCTTGAAGAATTCCTCTCGCGATACGGGCGTCGGGTCTTTCGGGTGGCGGTTCTTCGCCGGGCAGAGAGCGGATCGAAAGCCGTACCTTTCCGTGATGCGCCGCGATAAGGTAGGCGATTAAATCGCGTTCAGGCGCATTGCGTGGCCCATTTTGCAGCCACGCCAATGCGGAGGCAAACTCGTGGCGGAAGAAACAGCGCTCGCAACGCCCAGTTGCGTTCGCGGACTTGGCCCAGATCTCCGTTCTGCGCTCTGTGTCGCCTTGGATGAGCATCTTTTGGAATGCCGCGTGCGCCTTCCCGACATCATGCCAGCGGGCTGCGTTTGTGAATGCGTCGGCGAATTGGGCGGGAACAAGTGGGAGAAGCTTACCCATTTCGTTCACGACGTGTTGCGTGTGGTCGCTCAACTTCACCCATGCCCGCTGGAAACTCAGGCGGTTGTCCGAATAAGCAGCCGCACCAGTCCGCTTGGGTTGCGCCAGTGCGGAAACGTCGGGATCGAATTTCGCCGCGCCGAACCAACCAAGTTCAGTTGAGTAACCACCGGCCCGCACATCCAGTAGGTACGTAACACCCGCACGAGCGGTGGACGTTTCTTCCCATTTCTCATTTAGCTGATTCCAAACGTGGGCTCGAAGTTTCGGAGCGCCCGCCTTGCTTTCCGCTTTACGGAGTCTGTCGAGGAACTCTCGAAAACGCGGCAGCGAGACGCGGCACAGTTCCTCACGGGTTGCTTTTGGCTCAGCGGGCGCTGGGGGACGCCCACCCAAGTTGCGCCAAAACACCTGCACGTCGATGTCATCGCCATCCCGAATGTAGCGACTGATGTCGAGGTCGTGGCCTGCCAGGTCGGGCGTAGTGTCGAACAGTTCGACAATGTCTTTGCGCCGGATTACTGGCCGGATGAGGCGACGTTCTTTGACGCTCACGTTTTGGAGACTTTCCGGGCCGGCGTCTTCGAGCGTCTTGAACGCCTTTCGCGCGATAGCTAATTCTTCCGCTTCGTACGGCGAAGCGAGTGCCTCGTTTTCATCTTTGATTTCGATGTTGATCCAATAAATGCGCGCTTCGTTTCCTTTGAATTCACCGCGCCGATTGCAACGGCCAAACCGCTGCACTAG comes from Candidatus Angelobacter sp. and encodes:
- a CDS encoding CRISPR-associated endonuclease Cas3'' codes for the protein FRSDDRKKHGAPLRDQDGRIVVATQAVEAGVDVSARTLVTELAPWSSLVQRFGRCNRRGEFKGNEARIYWINIEIKDENEALASPYEAEELAIARKAFKTLEDAGPESLQNVSVKERRLIRPVIRRKDIVELFDTTPDLAGHDLDISRYIRDGDDIDVQVFWRNLGGRPPAPAEPKATREELCRVSLPRFREFLDRLRKAESKAGAPKLRAHVWNQLNEKWEETSTARAGVTYLLDVRAGGYSTELGWFGAAKFDPDVSALAQPKRTGAAAYSDNRLSFQRAWVKLSDHTQHVVNEMGKLLPLVPAQFADAFTNAARWHDVGKAHAAFQKMLIQGDTERRTEIWAKSANATGRCERCFFRHEFASALAWLQNGPRNAPERDLIAYLIAAHHGKVRLSIRSLPGEEPPPERPDARIARGILQDDPIGPVEFDGLSLPGISLDLLLMEIGQQANGTPSWLGRMIALRNRYGPFQLAYLESLLRAADMRASAAESGLKGGES
- the csx17 gene encoding type I-U CRISPR-associated protein Csx17, with translation MNSLPLPGCAPMPLAHYLKALGMLRLISVNEQDGDTQAVGHWERDAFVLHSKFDREGLIQFFLRHYSPTPILAPWNGGSGFHRKDNTEAITAIDKSTGERFLHFREAISSARAALKSIGLKEKPSPDEKERLLRHCRNTFPDGALNWLDAAFVLTDDGAKYPPLLGTGGNDGRLEFTNNFMQRLIEIISPETGAPTAQAKGWLESSLFGSAVAVPTSKAPVGQFLPGAAGGANTTSGFGSESAVNPWDFVLMLEGALLFAAAAVRRLEGTEPGALAYPFCVRQAAVGYGSASPADEENSRAEMWLPLWSKPVGLVELTTVLSEGRAQLGQRAARNGVDFARAVVTLGVDRGISAFQRFGFQVRNGLSYFATPLDRVVVRRNASADLLSEIDPWLARLRDKAGPSAKQVPASVSRALSQLENRILDLCKDGRASRLQAVLVALGQAERALARSLAWTTGRNDQIPVTKCQPLVGLSGRWLRDADDRKVEFRLAASLASITGFPYKDNDGKSVPLHFRQHLERVAVNGGAGHYWFTWDEQARDVVWNDGDFVDVLNRIFSRRLIRAEQSGLDELPDNGIPALLDDVIAFIEGETDDDLLADLVWALSLLNWSEKPKVSWAGETKSQAIAYALFNLLRLAFPRGNERKLADLPEVPPVLAIHRHAAAGNGREASRLASRRLRVSDMPPSVTEVALLGDTVRRSAAALLFPLHHSDVAHLKELVCKTTTQTI